A window of Loxodonta africana isolate mLoxAfr1 chromosome 3, mLoxAfr1.hap2, whole genome shotgun sequence genomic DNA:
TTCAATTTCTGccttcatcttcacatggctgtcatcCCTTTGTGTCTCTCCCCGTCTCttatcttttataaggacaccactcatattagAGTGTGATCCACTCTACTCcactatgacctcatgttaattgataactgataacatcttcaaagtgcccatttccaaacaaagtcagtGTCACAGATACTGGAAGTTAGGActtaaacatatctttttggggggactCAATCCAATCTATAACACCCATGTAGACAAGTTTCCTCCACCATTCTGTTATGGAAAAGTGGCCTCATCCTACTTCAGAGAAGGACATTTAGTCTTCAAATAATGAGAAAGTTGCAGCAATATATTTGCCCAGCATCTCCCCTTCTTTCCTTAAGGAGAAATATCAAGGAATTTGTGGACACATTCTACAGTTGCTACACTCAGGACTGAAACAGGGACATGTTCTATGTGATGCAACTTCAAGGCAGCAGAATCTCTATTAGCTTGGGTCCCTAAGTGAGTCTGTGGAGCAGAGCCCCTAGTTACCAGCATTTCTTAAAATCAATCACATAGGCAAGTAGCTTGTCTGGCCCGTAACAGATTCATACAAGCCTCTATTCTATCAGGCAGCATTTTCTAATCTTCATCAGATCCTGAAGATTTCCCCTTTTTAGTGTTGTCACCTGAAACACACTAACTATGTGGGCCAGGACATGGAAGACTGAAGATCGAGGACTGTGCTCAGGATTTTATTTACTAAGTCACTAGAGTTATTCAAAGGAAATCTGAACAATTTCATAGGAAGCTGAATTACAGACTTTTGGGAGGCATTACCACATAATGTTTAAGCATGCCTGTTCTGGAATAAGACTTTCTGGATCAAATCTCAGCTATGTTACTCACTAGCTGGGTCTTTGCGTAGGTTACTAAATATCCCCTTGCCCAGTTTCCTGAAGCATAAATAGAAGAAAGTGAAACCTAACCTTTAGGTTATACAAAAGGGTTAAATGTGttactattaaaaacaaaaaaaaactattttacgGCTCTGCCCAATGGAAAAGGCTAAAAACAatgaccaactcaacagcactgaaaaccctatagtggCCAGACTGTGGTCTCTAAATATCATTTACCACTAAAAAGAACCATGGCTTCCTGGAGAAATGGTTGGTTCAAGATCTGGGATAGGAAATGCATAAGATGGGCCTAGAACATCTTTCATACCAAAGTTAAGGGAGATATGAGATTGCTAGGCTCATTTCAGAAGGACTCAGGAAGCAAGGTGAAGAAGTTCCCACTGGCCAAAGATGGGGAAATTTGAGAATTAATATGAATAATAACTGAAATGAGTTGAAATGCATCAAACGTATTTACAATCCTAGAGTTCATAATGATATAGTGTTTGCCTTTGTATAATGCTGGGAACTAatttactattttaaaaagtGATGGATACAGAAATCAAGGTATAGTCCGCTTTGCCTATAATAACTGTACCTCAAGGTAATCGTATATTTGATTAGGGAAAATTCCTCTTTATGGAAGTATTTCagccaataaatgaaaaaaaaaatgagaatatcaGCATTTTGTAACCCCAGTAACATAATGGATCCAGGCAATATTTATcgttaaaaaataggaaaagcaGTCAGTATGTGCTTCCTCATGAAAATACATAGGGTGTTTGCCAAAAATTGTACCTAAATCTAATCAAGCAAATTTTTCCCTTAAAGAtctagataataaatattttaggcctctgtcacagctactcaactctgctgctaTAGCACATAAAAGCCATGGACTGTGTGGAAACAAATGGCTGTCTTTCAATAAAACTATTTACAAAAGCCAGCAGGACTTGACCCATAAGCTCAATTTTGCCAACCTGTGTTCTGGAATACAGCCTTAGTAATTTCATCCTGGATTGATTATTTGCTGGAAGTCCTGCTATAATCCTAAGGGTGAGCAAAATGTCTTGTACCTATTCTATTCTCAGCAAGTAGCCCTACTTGACAAAGAATATCAAACcgaaaccaaactagttgccaatgagtcagctttgactcatggtgacccagtgtttggcagagcagaactatgctccatagggttttaaatggctgatttttttttcagagttagATCATGAGCCCTTTCTTGCCAAGGAGattctgggtgggttagaaccaccatccttaagttagtagtccagtgcttaacgatttgcaccactcagggacccctaGACAAAGAATGTGTGGTGAATAAAAACTTGGGAACGAGGAGAAGTGGTGAGGGGAATAAAAGGTAAataaaggagaggagagaggagaaagagaagcagaaggaaatATGTATAACTGATATGGTTTCCTCTTTATGGGAGTATTTCAGccaataattgaaaaaaatagaatatcaGCATTTTGTAAACCCCAATAAATTAATGGATTCCAGGTAataattatcattaaaaaaaaataggagaagcaGTCAGTATGTGGGTCCTAATGAAAGTACATAAGAATGTTTGCCAAAAATTGTACCTAAATCTAATCAAGCAAGTCCTTCTGTAAAGgatcagataataaaaattaagatTTTTCTTACATTTGATTTTGTTGTCACCTCCATCTTTTCTATCAGACCTATCAACAACATGACACCAGGGAACCTGTCAGACGCTACAGAATTCCTCCTCTTGGGGCTCTCAGAGGGTCCAGAACTGCAGCCCCTCCTCTCTGGGCTGTTCCTGTCCCTACACCTGGTCACTGTAGCTGGAAACCTACTCATCATCCTGGCCATCGTCTCTGACTctcacctccacacccccatgtacttcttcctctccaacctgtCCTTTGTACACATCTGTTTCACCACCAGCACGATCCCCAAGATGCTGGCGAACACCCAGACACAGAGGAAATCCATCAGTTACACAGGCTGCCTCACCTGGATCTGCTTTGTCCTGACTTTTGCTGGACTGGAAAATGGAATTCTAGCAATGATGGCTTATGACAGATTTGTGGCCATCTGCCACCCACTGAAGTACACGGCCATTATGAGTCCTACACTCTGTGAGCTGCTGGTTCTGTTGTCCTTCCTCATTGGTGTCCTTGATGCCCTGCTGCACACTCTGATGGCACTGCGGCTGTCCTTCTGCACAGATCTGGAAATACCCCACTTCTTTTGTGAACTAGCTCATGTTCTCGAGCTTGCCTGCTCTGATATCCTCATTAGtaacctcttggtctatgtagtgACCAGTCTTTGGGTGTTGTTCCTCTCTCTGGGATAGTTTTTTCTTATACTCGAATTATCTCCTCTGTCCTGAAAATGCCATCAGCTGGTGGAAAGTATAAGGCTTTCTCCATATGTGGGTCACACATAAtagttttttctttgttctatggAACAGGTTTTGGGGTGTACCTTAGTTCTGCAGCTACTCACTCCTCTAGGAACAGTGCAGTAGCCTCAGTAATGTACACTGTGGTCACCCCTCTGGTGAACCCCtttatctacagcctgaggaacaaggaCATGATAGGGGCTTTGAGGAAACTCATCTCTAGAATATTCTCTTTCCATTGACGTGCCGGGGCTTTAGCCTTAAGCTGCTGGAACATACCAGAAAGAAGTAAATAATGAGAGATTCATAAAGTCTGACCAAGTTCTTTGAAAACAGGAGACCAGAGACTGTAATGGTTAACGGTGAGAACTTTGGAATCCGACCACCTTGGTTTGAATCCCTTGTTCTGTGATAGCTCTGTGATGTTTAAAAATCGATTTCAACCCTCTAAGatcagttttccttatttataaagCTGGCATAATTATATTAGCTCACATCTTTGGCAAAATTTGGGAAGATCTGAGATACTTTATCAGTGAGGATGCTTTTAGTTGTAAGAGGGAAAAGTCTCAACTAAAATAGGGACATACAATAAAAACAAGTAACATCTTTCCTAACAAAGAGTTTACAGGTAGGGTAAGTTTAGGCACAGAACCACTGGGGTGTTTTTTACTCCCTCGTGTGCTGGCTTCCTCCTAAGGTTTTTCCCTTGATGTTcacaaatggctgcaacagtgcctGGATCATTTCCAGATACAGAAGAATGATCGCCTCTCCTTGGTGTCTTTGTAATGGAGAGATGATATTTCCAATGTGTCACCCAGAAGACGTTCTCTTCATCGTCAGCATGACTTGGGACATATGCCATGCATTAGCTTCCTCATCCTGCTGTAACGAATTACAAgtgtagtggcttaaaacaacaaggaTGTATTGTCTTATAGTTCTGAAGGTCAGATgtctgaaatcttttttttctgggCTAAAGCCAAAAGATTGGGATCCTTTGGCTAACATGAATAgttctgcaatgaatattggtctcTGCTTGTATTCCTGCTTACaacaattcttttgggtatttaCCTAGGattattgctggatcatatgtttaATTTTTGAGGAGCTGCCGAACTTTTCCACAGTGGCCGTACTACTTTACAGTTCCACCAGCAACGGATgaaagttccaatttctccacatcctcaccaacaactgttatttccattttgtttgtttgttttttaatcttagctaTCCCAGTgggatgaagtggtatctcattgtggttttgattttcatctccctaaaaaaaaaaaaagaaaaaagaaatttttttaatagttaatgacccccaaactgacagatatgtggagGACATTAACTATTTagggagatgaaaatcaaaaccacaatgagataccaccttaaCCCCACTAGGATCCGATTCCACTAGGATAGCtatggttaaaaaacaaacaaaaaagaacagactagatggcacctaacaacaacgacaacaatggtTAATgttgtgagcatcttttcatgagtttgttagccatttgtatatcctttttggtgaagtatctgttgaagttttttgccagttttttgattgggttgtttctcATTTTGTTGAATTCTGTATTGATCCTGAATTctgtatttatcattttctttgatATCCTTCTATTCTGTTGAATCCTATGAAGTTGccattatttgataatttttgctCTGCAAAACTGGTGTTTTCATGAGATTTAAATACATCTTTTTATCACAAGTTTACGTATCCCTACACAGTTTATCGGAAACCATTGTtgcgtagaggttaagagctacagctactaaccaaaagatcggcggttcgaatccaccaggcactccttgaaaaccatatggggcagttctactgtgtcctacagggtcaccatgagctggaatgaactcgacagcaatggtttttttttgttttttttacacagTTTCTTAAATGTCCCTTTTTGAACTTGTTAAACTTTTAGTATTAATGTATGAATTTGTGCCTTGATAGCTTTTCTCCCCAGTGTGCTTTTCAGATTCAATCTTGTTGTTGGATGTAtccttttgtttattttcaaTGCCATATACTTTTAAATGTCATCCTTTCTGATGCTGATGGAAGTTTTGATAACTAGTGTTCTGCtattactgagacagggaagagatcaggctggctgaattaaagaagggctacatttcaaggccctctGTGCTTAATCAGCTATAATTAAATAGTCTCTGGATGTAAAACTAAGTGCAGAGCACCACAGAACTTTTGCTGCTGGCACAGGAAAAGtacttgtgattaacaaactaggtgcttagacaagataaggggctacatttcaaggccctgtgtggttgaccagctataaattactgctaatgcttctgagttgtttttctaaGGCCTCACCAGGTGCACGGCATGCACAGTCAAGATCAGCGTGGACTATGAATGACATTCCACGTGAGACTAACATGAACAGAGTCTCCTCGCTGGGCTTGAACCAAGGTCCAGAGGCATCATGCATACACAACGTCCCAGAATAAGTCCTTATCGACATCccagcagcctttgtgacagactccatcttggttCCAGCAACCTGTGGAAGGAAGTCCATGTTGAATTCTAACTGTGTgagcatttgattttcataatccctccccttcgcctagaaatctccacccatctaatgaataaaaacaatgcctttttcctgcctaagaacttttataagccctatgaaatcctttgttcagtgagagactggaggctagtgtaggtggaaaccctctccctctctccctcatgAGCCTTTTGCTTGTCCCTAATGAACCTTTGTTTGTGTAGAATCTCTGAGCCTCTTCTGGTCATTCTTGGTAAGAAGAAGTTAAGAATCTATGCAGGGCTTAGTCTCGAGCTGGGAAGTCCTACCCTGTAGCATTATGAATAAAATTGTTGGAATATTCTCATACATGTCTCCTGGTAGAAATAGAGTTTCATGCTTGGGTGAAGTTATTGTGTATAGTGGAGTGCCTATTCTCCTACTGGTAGTTAAAAAGAAGTCTTCCTAAGTGATAGAACCAATTTACACTCCTGTTAGAAGGCATAGCAGTCAGCAAGCAAGTCAGTAGAACAcactacattagccctcaaagctttgaaaataatcttctgttctctgagacaatttacacaataaccctgGCCTCTAGACTCTAggcattggccacactctccagattctgagtagaggcccctcggccctgggcttcaagtgcccttccaggcccactgggacagcaactctgctccctcaggctTTAGGCCCACCATTCTCCTcaaccatctgagtggcaactccacccttagaaacgcCTGAGGTCTTGGCCATggcttttgagactgaggcagctcagcttcttgtgttccttgtctcttcagcttctgcttcatggtttcttggcctctcagctcctcaggcctcacacctgcatctgccTTGCTGGAGCAAGTGCTctaaagctcagtagctccatcagtaagtgcctggaggcaactcactctgccaggaagcctcctgcacacaggcactcagctctctggttCCGTGGGTGGGCTCCAGTGCCACCTCGTGCTGGtctcctgcttctgctgctgcttctctgctgttgccgcttctttgctgctgcaggttctctgctgtgctggtcctctgctgctgtcgcaattctatccattcacagtttcaaaacctttCCCACATCATAGGTGTCTGTTTCAGCCACACCCCACTCAGtacaaaattctgtcttagtcatctagtgctgccataacagaaataccacaagtgggtggctttgacaaagagaaattttttttctcacagtctagcaggtaatgagtccaaattcggggtgttggctccaggggaaggctttctctctctgtcagctctggaggaagggccctgtccttaatcttcccctggtggattagcttctcaggtgcaggggccccatgtccaaaggacatgctctgctcctggtgctgctgtcttggtggtatgaggtccccaactctttacttacctccctctccttttatcttttgagagataaaaggtggttcaggtcacacccaagggaaacttcctttatttTAGACCAggcatgtgacctgggtaagggtggtgttaaaatcctaccctagtcctctttaacttaaaattacaatcacaaaatggaagacaaccacagaatactgggaatcctggcctaacaaagtccatggtatacattcaatattctttgccaataccagaatttaaaggtgttaattctctttgtcttccttattctttgttcatgtgaggcaattgaaaacaccttggcttgggtgaggcacaccttagtcctcaagatgacatctttgttttataACTCTTTAAGGAGATCTCTCACAgcccatttgcccaatgcaatgagtcttttgatttcttgactcctgcttccatgggtgttgattgtggatccaagtaaaatgaagcccttgacaacctcgatcttttctgtgtttatgatgtgacttattggtccagttgtgagggtttttgctttctttattttgaggtgtagtccatcctgaaggctgtctttgatgttcattagtaagtgctccaagtccccttcactttcagcaagcaaggttgtgtcatttgcgtaACGgaagttgttaacgagtcttccttccAGAGTCTTCCTTCCAGAGTCTTCCTTCCATCCCAGTGCCCAGTTCTTCTTGATAATGCCTGTCTTctatgattatttgctcagcatacagatttaataggtatggtgaaaggatacaagcctgatgcacacccttcctgactttaaagcatgtagtgtccccttgttctgttcgaacaactgcctcttgatccaagtaccgattcttcatgagcacgattaagtgttctggaattcccattccctgcaatgttaaccataattttttatgacccacacagttgaatgctttagcGTAGTCtgtaaaaacacaggtaaacatccttctggtattcactgctttcagccaggatccatctgacatcagcaatgatatccctggtttcatgtcctcttctgaccacagcctgaatttctggcagttccctgttgataggCTGCtgaagtcacttttgaatgatcttcagcaaaaatttgcttgcatgtggtattaatgatattgttgaataatttccgcattccttTGGATCACCTCAAAAGATCTTGTTTATGCAAACCCTACCTACCTCAATCTAAGGGATTTATAGTTTGCGTTTTACATTTTTGCCATTTATCTGCTTGGAGTCTATTTTTGCCACCGATGTGAGCAAGCATCCAAATTCATTTTATGTCCCAGTGACTTTTGTTAATAAACCCATTCATTCATTGTAGTACCAGTTCTACATTAAATAAACTACACATTTATGTGTTGGTCTTTTTCTGCTCAAAATAAGTTTGTTGTTCTAATGAACAAGCCCAAATCCATAGTTGGTTATAACCAAAAAGATACATTGTATCACAGGTTGGCTGTTTATTTGATCATCTGCAATTTTCTCAACAATGTTGATGACTAAGAGCAGTAATTTCAACCCATGGATTATAATGTGAAAAAGTGTATATTGAAGTTCTTGTTCTTGGTAGGTGTGGCCAAGTCAGTTCgtattcatagcagccctgtatacaacagaatgaaacactgcccggtcctaagcctactgttgtggccactgtgtcagtacatctcattgagggccttactctttttcactgatcctctactttaccaagagtgatgccATTCTCCAGCTAGTGGTTCCTCCAGAGAATATgatcaaagtaagtgagacgaagtcttacgttcttcaattctaaggagcattctagctgtacttctaccaagatagatttgttagttcttctggcagtccatggtatattcaatattctttgccaataccataattcaaaggcaccaaatcttcttcaatattcttttttcattgtcaaacctttgcatgcatatgaggcaattgaaaatactctgGCTGGGGTcaagcccaccttagtcctcaaagtgacatctttgctttttagcacttaagagaggccttttgcagcaggttttcccaatgcaatatgctgtttgatttcttgactgctgtttccatgggcattgattgtggacccaagtaaaatgaaatgtgtGACAACTTctatatttcctccatttatcatgagatcttattggtccagttgtgatttttttgtattttctttatgttgagatgtaatccatactgaaggctgtggtctttgatcttcatcaataagtgcttaagtcatttttgctttcagcaagcaaggttgtgtcatctgcatatcacagcttgttaatgagtcttcctccaatcctgataccatacTTTTCTTCAGATAGctaagcttcttggattatgtgctcagcatacagattgaataagtgtggtgaaatgatacaccCTGATGAAcaaatttccttattttaaaccacacagtatccccttgttctgtttgaatgactgcctcttggtttatatacaggttcctcatgagcatgaattagtgttctggaattcccatttttcaaaatgttaccATAAATACTTGTTACCATCTACACaatcaaatgcatttgcatagtcaacaaagcacaggtaaacatctttctggtattctctgttttcagccaagatccatctgacatcagcagtggtaaTCCTCATgccatggcctcttctgaatccttcctaaatttctggcagctctttGTCCATTTACTGCTGGAACCATTTtggaattaccttcagcaaaattttacttgtgtgcgatattaatgatattgtttgataatttccacattctgttggatcacctttctttggaatgggcacaaatacagatctctcttccagtcggtggcaaggaagctgtcttccaaatttcttgccatagaagagtgagtgcttccagtgctgcacccgcttgttgaaacttctcaattggtattttgtcaattcctggagccttgtttttcaccagtgccttcagtgcagcttggatgtcttccttcaataccattgtttcttgaccatatgctaccttctgaaatgattgaactgcaatcaattctttttggcacaatgACTGCATATTCCTTCTATTTTCGTTTGATGCTCTcagagtcattcaatattttgcccatacgaTCTTgaaatattgcaactcgaggcttgaattttttcttcagttgtttcagctttagaaatgtcaAGCGTGTTTTGCcctgttgattttctaactccaggtcttcgcacatttcattatcatactttgtcttctca
This region includes:
- the LOC135230873 gene encoding LOW QUALITY PROTEIN: olfactory receptor 7G3-like (The sequence of the model RefSeq protein was modified relative to this genomic sequence to represent the inferred CDS: inserted 1 base in 1 codon), producing MTPGNLSDATEFLLLGLSEGPELQPLLSGLFLSLHLVTVAGNLLIILAIVSDSHLHTPMYFFLSNLSFVHICFTTSTIPKMLANTQTQRKSISYTGCLTWICFVLTFAGLENGILAMMAYDRFVAICHPLKYTAIMSPTLCELLVLLSFLIGVLDALLHTLMALRLSFCTDLEIPHFFCELAHVLELACSDILISNLLVYVVTSXLGVVPLSGIVFSYTRIISSVLKMPSAGGKYKAFSICGSHIIVFSLFYGTGFGVYLSSAATHSSRNSAVASVMYTVVTPLVNPFIYSLRNKDMIGALRKLISRIFSFH